In Halobacteria archaeon AArc-dxtr1, the sequence CCGCGACGCCAAGCGCATTCAAACTGGCAGGCGAGCGCTCAAGACCGTCGAAAAGCGACTCGAGAAGCGACTCTCCGTCGAAACCCACGAGTTCCAGCGGGGTAACGACCCTTCCGACGAGGTTCTCGCGCTTGCAGACGAAGTAGACGCCGATACGATCGTGATCGGGCTCCGACGACACTCGTTTACCGAACGAATCATCGGCGGGAGCACGGGTCGAAGCATTTTGATGCACACCGAGCGACCGGTCGTCTCCGTCCCTGTTCCGACCTGAGTGAGGGGGCCCTCGCTCTCAGGACTCTCAGAACATGCCCCAGGCCTGGAGCATCCCGCTGACGAGCCCTTTGACGACCAGCGCCAGGCCGGCGAGCACGAGCGCGATGCCGGCCGCGATGAGGGGATTCTGCCACGCGACGAGGGCGACGCCAGCGATCACGAGAACGAGACCCACGGCGCCGACCGCTCCGAGTTTCTTGAGCATACGGGCCGTCCTCAGGCAAGCGAAATAAACCACGTGGTTCAGCCGATGCCACGCAACCGGCGTCTGGCGGTTCCGAACGGCGGATTGAAAAAAGATTAAACGCTTCGAACGCGAACCACGGTCCATGAGCGACGACGAGGGCGGTCGCAAGAATCTCCGAATGCCCGACGACGACGAAGTCTTCGCAACCGTCACCAACATGCTTGGGGCGAACCGCGTCAAAGTGCGCTGTGCGGACGGCACCGAACGCACCGCTCGCATCCCCGGCAAGATGCAAAAGCGCGTCTGGATCCGCGAAGACGACGTCGTACTCGTCTCTCCG encodes:
- a CDS encoding universal stress protein; amino-acid sequence: MTTFVVGTDTPEASEHLCDYLEEVASDSDAVHVVHAQPSRDAKRIQTGRRALKTVEKRLEKRLSVETHEFQRGNDPSDEVLALADEVDADTIVIGLRRHSFTERIIGGSTGRSILMHTERPVVSVPVPT
- the eif1A gene encoding translation initiation factor eIF-1A produces the protein MSDDEGGRKNLRMPDDDEVFATVTNMLGANRVKVRCADGTERTARIPGKMQKRVWIREDDVVLVSPWDWQDEKADITWRYEKSDADQLRREGHIQ